A genome region from Bacillota bacterium includes the following:
- a CDS encoding class I SAM-dependent methyltransferase, which translates to MRDEHTQRWQQRYRESPPDKMPWHREQPADSLVEAVRRGLLPKGVTVDLGCGTGTDLLYLARQGYDAIGVDIAAEPLRFARERIRQAGLQIPLIQADARFLPFRDGSIELICDSGCFHSFAPEIRPMYARSVARVLKPGGILFMREFHHDQPQPPEGGP; encoded by the coding sequence ATGAGAGACGAACATACGCAGCGATGGCAACAACGTTATCGCGAATCGCCGCCCGACAAGATGCCCTGGCACCGCGAGCAACCAGCGGACTCACTGGTGGAGGCGGTGCGGCGCGGGCTGCTGCCGAAGGGCGTAACCGTTGACCTCGGCTGCGGCACCGGAACCGACCTGCTGTATCTTGCCCGACAGGGTTACGATGCTATTGGGGTAGACATCGCTGCCGAGCCCCTGCGGTTCGCGCGGGAGCGCATCCGCCAGGCAGGGTTGCAGATACCGCTCATCCAGGCGGATGCCCGCTTCCTGCCCTTCCGCGACGGCAGTATCGAGCTGATTTGCGACTCGGGATGCTTCCACTCTTTCGCGCCGGAGATTCGCCCCATGTATGCTCGCTCGGTAGCGCGGGTACTGAAACCCGGCGGCATCCTCTTCATGCGCGAATTTCACCACGACCAGCCCCAGCCTCCCGAAGGCGGCCCCTAA
- a CDS encoding universal stress protein → MIQRILLATDGSETAMKATRWAAELAKTYGAKVTVLHVVHIPAALAGSTILPGGAADVAVVTRLMEQAAEGVLTVTTPLLEEAQVEYQTRVEYGHTAETIVQVAEEENVDLIVMGSRGLTDASALLLGSVSHKVLHAVHDKPVLIVR, encoded by the coding sequence ATGATTCAACGTATCCTTCTGGCTACCGATGGTTCGGAAACCGCAATGAAAGCCACTCGTTGGGCAGCAGAGCTGGCGAAGACCTACGGGGCAAAGGTGACCGTGTTGCACGTGGTACACATTCCCGCTGCACTGGCAGGCTCCACCATACTGCCCGGTGGCGCAGCCGATGTAGCGGTGGTCACCCGTCTGATGGAACAGGCAGCGGAGGGTGTGCTCACAGTCACCACGCCCTTGCTGGAAGAGGCGCAGGTGGAGTATCAAACCCGCGTCGAGTACGGTCACACCGCAGAGACAATCGTGCAGGTCGCCGAGGAAGAAAACGTGGACCTGATTGTGATGGGCTCACGCGGGTTGACCGACGCCTCTGCTCTGCTACTGGGCAGTGTCTCCCACAAGGTGCTTCACGCCGTCCACGACAAGCCCGTGCTGATTGTGCGATGA